ACTTGTCCATCATTGCCTGCTCTTCGGCATCAAGGGCAAACTCCAGGATATTTTCCACGCCATTGGAGCCGAGGACCGCCGGTACGCCGACGTAGTACCCCTTGACGCCATACTCGCCCTGCAGGAAGCAGCAGGTGGGCAGCACGCGTTTCTGGTCCTTGAGGATCGATTCGGCCATGGAAATGGCCGCGGAAGCGGGGGAGTAGAAAGCCGAACCGGTTTTGAGCAGGGCCACGACTTCGCCGCCGGCGCCGCGGGTGCGCTTGACCATGGCTTCCATAACTTCCTTGGCCTTGGCCTTGTCCTTGTATTTACGCTCGAGGAGTTCCAGGACCGGGATACCTTTGACGCTGGCATAGCGAACCAGCGGCACCATATCGTCGCCGTGGCCGCCCAGGGTCATGGCGGTGACGTCCTTCACGGACACACCCAATTCCCAGGCGATGAAGGCTTCGAAACGGGCGGAGTCGAGCACGCCGGCCTGGCCGATGACGCGATTGTAGGGGAAACCGGTGATACGCTGCAGCAAGGTAACCATGGCATCCAGCGGGTTGGAGATGACGATCACGAAGGAGTTGGGGGCGTACTGTTTGATCCCCTCGCCGACACTCGCGATGATCTTGGAATTGACTTCGATCAGATCGTCACGGCTCATGCCCGGTTTGCGGGGGAGGCCCGCAGTAACGATGACCACATCGGCTCCGGCGATATCCTTGT
The genomic region above belongs to Oryzomonas sagensis and contains:
- the mdh gene encoding malate dehydrogenase encodes the protein MARKKIALIGGGQIGGVLAQLAALRELGDVVLFDIVEGLPQGKCLDIAEASPIDGFDVELKGTNDYKDIAGADVVIVTAGLPRKPGMSRDDLIEVNSKIIASVGEGIKQYAPNSFVIVISNPLDAMVTLLQRITGFPYNRVIGQAGVLDSARFEAFIAWELGVSVKDVTAMTLGGHGDDMVPLVRYASVKGIPVLELLERKYKDKAKAKEVMEAMVKRTRGAGGEVVALLKTGSAFYSPASAAISMAESILKDQKRVLPTCCFLQGEYGVKGYYVGVPAVLGSNGVENILEFALDAEEQAMMDKSVAAVKSLVDSLK